Proteins found in one Triticum urartu cultivar G1812 chromosome 4, Tu2.1, whole genome shotgun sequence genomic segment:
- the LOC125552584 gene encoding mitochondrial outer membrane protein porin 5, whose protein sequence is MAMKGPGLFTDIGKKAKDLLTRDYTYDQKLSVSTVSSSGVAVTSTAVKKGGLYSLDVASAYKYKNNLVDVKVDTESNISTTLTVLDVLPSTKLVTSVKFPDYNAGKVEVQYFHDHATFAAAVGMKPSPVVDFSLVVGPKGLAFGGEAGFDTSSGKFTKYTGGFSVTKPDFHASAILADKGDTIKVSGVYHLDEKQKASAVAEFTRKLSTNENTLTVGGLYTVDPQTAVKARLNNTGKLAALLQHEVKPKSLLTISGEFDTKALDRAPKFGLSLALKP, encoded by the exons atggccatGAAGGGACCCGGCCTCTTCACCGACAtcggcaagaaggccaagg ATCTGCTCACCAGGGACTACACCTACGACCAGAAGCTGTCCGTCTCCACCGTCAGCTCCTCCGGAGTG GCCGTCACTTCCACAGCTGTGAAGAAAGGAGGGCTTTATTCTCTTGACGTAGCATCAGCTTACAAGTATAAGAATAATCTTGTTGATGTTAAAGTGGATACAGAATCAAAT ATCTCTACTACCTTGACTGTCTTGGATGTCCTGCCATCCACAAAGCTTGTGACGTCTGTCAAGTTTCCTGATTACAATGCTGGAAAG GTGGAGGTGCAATACTTCCATGACCATGCAACTTTTGCTGCCGCTGTTGGCATGAAGCCCTCTCCTGTGGTCGATTTTTCTTTGGTAGTAGGCCCTAAAGGACTTGCCTTCGGTGGGGAAGCTGGGTTTGACACTTCTTCAGGAAAGTTTACCAAGTACACTGGTGGTTTCAGTGTAACCAAGCCTGACTTCCATGCTTCAGCTATTCT GGCCGACAAAGGTGACACCATCAAAGTGTCAGGTGTGTATCACCTTGATGAGAAGCAGAAGGCTTCGGCCGTGGCTGAATTTACCCGGAAGCTCTCAACAAACGAGAACACACTGACAGTTGGTGGCCTGTACACGGTCGATCCTCAGACAGCTGTGAAGGCAAGGCTCAACAACACTGGAAAGCTTGCTGCCCTTCTCCAGCACGAGGTTAAACCAAAGTCACTCTTGACGATATCTGGTGAATTCGACACCAAGGCGTTGGACAGGGCACCCAAGTTTGGGCTGTCACTTGCACTCAAGCCTTGA